From the Helicobacter pylori genome, one window contains:
- the gatA gene encoding Asp-tRNA(Asn)/Glu-tRNA(Gln) amidotransferase subunit GatA produces MITLKQALSLSQDELETLKNEIDAKVRASDLNAYIKAPSLNGASTKGVPILIKDNISVKGWEITCSSKILEGYVAPYHASVIENLHQNSMAGFGLSNMDEFAMGSTTESSCYGITKNPRDKNRVPGGSSGGSAAAVAGGLAVAALGSDTGGSIRQPASYCGCVGLKPTYGRVSRYGLIAYCSSFDQIGPITQNVEDASILFDAISGYDSKDSTSANLKPTQTFKNLNRDKRFKIAILRDHIKDASNEVQLAYENTIKALKEMGHEIVEKKMLDSHYQISIYYIISMAEASSNLARFDGVRYGRRAQNIKDLKELYLKSRSEGFGDEVKRRIMLGNFVLSSGYYDAYYLKAQQMRLMIKEQYNKIFEEVDLIFTPVAPTSAHLFNYHASPLEMYLSDIYTIGANLSGLPALSLPVAKDPLGLPIGMQFIAKAFDEQSLLDVSYALEQELDLKLD; encoded by the coding sequence ATGATCACTTTAAAACAAGCCCTTTCTTTATCCCAAGATGAATTAGAAACCCTTAAAAACGAAATTGACGCTAAGGTTAGAGCTTCAGATTTGAACGCTTATATTAAAGCCCCTAGTCTTAATGGTGCTAGCACTAAAGGGGTGCCAATCCTTATTAAAGACAATATCAGCGTTAAGGGGTGGGAAATCACTTGTTCTAGTAAGATTTTAGAAGGCTATGTCGCCCCTTATCATGCGAGCGTAATTGAAAACTTGCACCAAAACAGCATGGCAGGGTTTGGGCTTTCTAACATGGACGAGTTTGCGATGGGAAGCACCACGGAGTCTAGTTGCTATGGGATCACTAAAAACCCACGAGACAAAAACAGAGTGCCTGGGGGGAGCAGTGGGGGGAGCGCAGCAGCGGTAGCTGGTGGCTTAGCGGTGGCGGCTTTAGGGAGTGATACGGGCGGGTCTATCAGACAGCCGGCGAGCTATTGCGGGTGCGTGGGGTTAAAACCCACTTATGGGAGGGTGAGCCGTTATGGCTTGATCGCTTATTGCTCTAGTTTTGATCAAATCGGGCCTATCACGCAAAATGTAGAAGACGCTTCTATTTTATTTGACGCTATTAGCGGGTATGATAGCAAGGACTCCACGAGCGCCAATCTCAAACCCACGCAAACCTTTAAAAACCTTAACAGAGACAAACGCTTTAAAATCGCTATCTTAAGGGATCACATTAAAGACGCGAGCAATGAAGTGCAACTCGCTTATGAAAACACTATTAAAGCCTTGAAAGAAATGGGGCATGAGATTGTGGAAAAAAAGATGTTGGATTCGCATTATCAAATCTCTATTTATTATATTATCAGCATGGCTGAAGCGAGTTCGAATCTGGCTAGATTTGATGGGGTGCGTTACGGGAGGAGGGCTCAAAATATTAAAGATTTGAAAGAATTGTATCTCAAAAGCCGCAGTGAAGGTTTTGGCGATGAGGTGAAACGGCGCATCATGTTAGGGAATTTTGTCTTAAGCAGTGGGTATTATGACGCTTATTATTTGAAAGCCCAGCAAATGCGTTTGATGATTAAAGAGCAATACAACAAGATTTTTGAAGAAGTGGATTTGATTTTCACCCCTGTAGCTCCCACGAGTGCCCACTTATTCAATTACCATGCAAGCCCTTTAGAAATGTATTTGAGCGATATTTACACGATTGGGGCGAATTTGAGCGGTTTGCCGGCCCTTTCTTTACCGGTCGCTAAAGATCCTTTAGGCTTGCCCATAGGGATGCAATTCATCGCTAAAGCTTTTGATGAGCAAAGCCTTTTAGACGTTTCTTACGCTTTAGAGCAAGAATTAGATTTAAAATTAGATTAA
- the coaE gene encoding dephospho-CoA kinase (Dephospho-CoA kinase (CoaE) performs the final step in coenzyme A biosynthesis.) codes for MILKNAIALTGGIGTGKSTTLKILESQGYEILDADKIAHQLLQEHRLEIAQHFGSDILEKDILNRKKLGAIVFQNANKLKWLEDFLHPLIRECMLKKACELEKDHQAYFLDIPLFFEVGGKKRYPVSRVVLIYAPRSLQIERLLERDKLKEAEILQRLACQMDIEQKRTMSDYIIDNSSSLKDLNKQVERFLKTLL; via the coding sequence ATGATCTTAAAAAACGCTATCGCTCTCACAGGGGGGATAGGCACCGGTAAAAGCACCACCCTTAAAATATTAGAATCGCAAGGCTATGAAATTTTAGATGCGGATAAGATCGCCCACCAATTATTGCAAGAGCATCGGCTAGAGATCGCCCAACATTTTGGATCAGATATTTTAGAAAAAGATATTCTTAACAGAAAAAAACTTGGCGCGATCGTGTTTCAAAATGCTAATAAATTAAAGTGGCTAGAGGATTTTTTACACCCCTTAATCCGTGAATGCATGCTTAAAAAAGCCTGTGAATTAGAAAAGGATCATCAAGCGTATTTTTTAGACATCCCTTTGTTTTTTGAAGTGGGGGGTAAAAAACGCTATCCTGTGAGTAGGGTGGTGTTAATCTATGCGCCTAGGTCTTTACAGATTGAGCGCCTTTTAGAGCGAGACAAACTCAAAGAAGCTGAAATTTTGCAGCGCTTAGCTTGTCAAATGGATATAGAGCAAAAACGCACCATGAGCGATTACATTATAGACAACAGCTCCAGTTTGAAAGATTTAAATAAGCAAGTTGAACGCTTTTTAAAAACGCTCTTATAA
- a CDS encoding spermidine synthase: MWITQEITPYLRKEYTIEAKLLDVRSEHNILEIFKSKDFGEIAMLNRQLLFKNFLHIESELLAHMGGCTKKELKEVLIVDGFDLELAHQLFKYDTRIDFVQADEKILDSFISFFPHFHEVKNNKNFTHAKQLLDLDIKKYDLILCLQEPDIHKVDGLKRMLKEDGVFISVAKHPLLEHVSMQNALKNLGDFFPIAMPFVAPLRILSNKGYIYASFKTHPLKDLMTPKIEALKSVRYYNEDIHRAAFALPKNLQEVFKDNIKS, encoded by the coding sequence ATGTGGATCACCCAAGAAATCACGCCGTATTTGCGTAAAGAATACACCATAGAAGCGAAATTATTAGATGTGAGAAGCGAGCATAATATCTTAGAGATTTTTAAATCTAAGGATTTTGGTGAAATTGCGATGCTCAACCGCCAATTATTGTTCAAGAATTTTTTGCACATTGAAAGCGAGTTGCTCGCTCATATGGGGGGTTGCACCAAGAAAGAGCTTAAAGAGGTTTTGATTGTGGATGGGTTTGATTTGGAATTAGCCCACCAGCTTTTTAAATACGACACGCGTATAGATTTTGTGCAAGCGGATGAAAAGATTTTGGATAGCTTTATTAGTTTTTTCCCCCATTTCCATGAAGTGAAAAATAACAAGAATTTCACGCACGCTAAACAACTTTTAGATTTAGACATTAAAAAATACGATTTGATCCTTTGCTTGCAAGAGCCGGATATTCATAAAGTGGATGGTTTAAAAAGAATGCTTAAAGAAGATGGGGTGTTTATTTCGGTAGCCAAACACCCGTTATTAGAGCATGTGAGCATGCAAAACGCCCTTAAAAACTTGGGCGACTTTTTTCCTATTGCCATGCCTTTTGTAGCGCCTTTAAGGATTTTGAGCAATAAGGGTTATATTTACGCTTCTTTTAAAACCCACCCCTTAAAAGATCTAATGACGCCAAAAATAGAAGCGCTAAAAAGCGTGAGATACTATAACGAAGACATTCATAGGGCTGCATTCGCTTTGCCTAAAAATTTACAAGAAGTCTTTAAAGACAATATCAAATCTTAA
- the der gene encoding ribosome biogenesis GTPase Der: MNTTHKTLKTIAILGQPNVGKSSLFNRLARERIAITSDFAGTTRDINKRKIALNGHEVELLDTGGMAKDALLSKEIKAFNLKAAQMSDLILYVVDGKSIPSDEDLKLFREVFKINPNCFLVINKIDNDKEKERAYAFSSFGMPKSFNISVSHNRGISALIDAVLNALNLNQIMEQDLDTDILESLEASNNASKEENKEEEIIQVGIIGRVNVGKSSLLNALTKKERSLVSSVAGTTIDPIDETILIGDQKICFVDTAGIRHRGKILGIEKYALERTQKALEKSHIALLVLDVSAPFVELDEKISSLADKHSLGIILILNKWDIRYAPYKEIMATLKRKFRFLEYAPVITTSCLKARHIDEIKHKIIEVYECFSRRIPTSSLNSVIFQATQKHPLPSDGGKLVKVYYATQFATKPPQISLIMNRPKALHFSYKRYLINTLRKEFNFLGTPLILNAKDKKSAQQN; encoded by the coding sequence ATGAATACAACCCATAAAACTTTAAAAACCATTGCGATTTTAGGCCAGCCTAATGTGGGGAAAAGCTCACTATTTAACCGCCTGGCTAGAGAAAGGATCGCTATCACTTCAGATTTTGCAGGCACCACACGAGACATTAACAAACGAAAAATCGCATTGAACGGTCATGAAGTGGAATTGTTAGACACAGGAGGCATGGCTAAAGACGCTCTTTTGTCTAAAGAAATCAAAGCGTTTAATTTAAAAGCCGCTCAAATGAGCGATTTGATTTTGTATGTTGTGGATGGCAAGTCTATCCCTAGCGATGAAGATCTTAAGCTTTTTAGAGAGGTTTTTAAGATCAACCCTAACTGCTTTTTAGTGATCAATAAAATTGATAACGACAAAGAAAAAGAGCGAGCTTATGCGTTTTCTTCTTTTGGCATGCCAAAAAGTTTTAATATCTCCGTTTCGCACAATAGGGGCATTAGCGCATTAATTGATGCGGTATTGAACGCATTGAATTTAAACCAAATCATGGAGCAAGATTTGGATACGGATATTTTAGAGAGTTTAGAAGCCTCTAATAACGCATCAAAAGAAGAAAATAAAGAAGAAGAAATCATTCAAGTAGGCATCATTGGGAGGGTGAATGTGGGCAAAAGTTCGCTTTTAAACGCGCTCACAAAAAAAGAAAGGAGTCTTGTCTCTAGCGTGGCTGGCACGACCATTGACCCCATAGATGAAACCATTCTAATAGGCGATCAAAAAATTTGCTTCGTGGATACCGCTGGCATCAGGCATAGGGGTAAAATCTTAGGCATTGAAAAATACGCGCTAGAACGCACGCAAAAAGCCTTAGAAAAATCCCACATCGCGCTTTTAGTGTTAGACGTGAGCGCTCCTTTTGTGGAATTGGACGAAAAGATCAGCTCCTTAGCGGATAAACACTCTTTAGGCATCATTCTTATTTTAAACAAATGGGACATCCGCTACGCCCCCTATAAAGAGATCATGGCAACCTTAAAAAGGAAATTCCGCTTTTTAGAATACGCCCCTGTGATCACAACCAGCTGCTTAAAAGCGCGCCATATAGATGAAATCAAGCATAAAATCATAGAAGTCTATGAGTGTTTTTCCAGACGCATTCCCACAAGCTCACTCAATAGCGTGATTTTTCAAGCCACCCAAAAACACCCCTTGCCAAGCGATGGCGGGAAATTAGTGAAAGTATATTACGCCACGCAATTTGCCACCAAACCCCCTCAAATCTCTCTTATCATGAATCGCCCTAAAGCCTTGCATTTCAGTTACAAACGCTATTTGATCAACACTTTAAGGAAAGAATTTAATTTTTTAGGCACGCCTTTAATCCTTAACGCTAAAGATAAAAAGAGCGCTCAACAGAATTAA
- a CDS encoding HU family DNA-binding protein yields the protein MNKAEFIDLVKEAGKYNSKREAEEAINAFTLAVETALSKGESVELVGFGKFETAEQKGKEGKVPGSDKTYKTEDKRVPKFKPGKILKQKVEEGK from the coding sequence ATGAACAAAGCGGAATTTATTGATTTGGTTAAAGAAGCGGGTAAATACAACAGCAAAAGAGAAGCTGAAGAAGCGATCAACGCCTTTACTCTGGCGGTAGAGACAGCTTTAAGCAAGGGTGAGAGCGTGGAGTTGGTTGGTTTTGGCAAATTTGAAACCGCAGAGCAAAAAGGCAAAGAGGGTAAAGTGCCAGGAAGCGATAAAACTTATAAAACTGAAGACAAACGAGTGCCTAAATTCAAACCCGGCAAAATCCTTAAACAAAAAGTTGAAGAAGGCAAGTGA
- a CDS encoding LPP20 family lipoprotein, with protein sequence MRLHTAFFGINSLLVATLLISGCSLFKKRNTNAQLIPPSANGLQAPIYPPTNFTPRKSIQPLPSPRLENNDQPIISSNPTNAIPNTPILTPNNVIELNAVGMGVAPESTISPSQALALAKRAAIVDGYRQLGEKMYGIRVNAQDTVKDMVLQNSVIKTRVNALIRNAEITETIYKDGLCQVSMELKLDGRIWYRILSGARG encoded by the coding sequence ATGCGTTTGCACACTGCCTTTTTTGGTATTAATTCGTTGCTTGTCGCCACTCTTTTGATAAGCGGTTGCAGTCTCTTTAAAAAGCGTAACACTAACGCTCAGCTAATCCCCCCTTCAGCTAACGGGTTGCAAGCCCCCATTTATCCCCCAACCAATTTCACCCCCAGAAAGAGCATTCAGCCTCTCCCAAGCCCTCGCCTTGAGAATAACGATCAGCCCATTATTAGCTCTAATCCCACTAATGCTATCCCTAACACCCCTATTCTCACGCCTAATAATGTCATTGAGTTGAATGCGGTGGGCATGGGTGTGGCTCCAGAATCCACCATTTCGCCCTCTCAAGCCCTAGCTTTGGCCAAGCGAGCGGCTATCGTTGATGGCTACCGCCAGTTGGGTGAAAAAATGTATGGTATTAGAGTGAACGCTCAAGACACCGTCAAAGACATGGTTTTACAAAATTCCGTGATTAAAACCAGAGTCAATGCCCTCATTCGTAACGCTGAAATCACTGAGACCATCTATAAAGACGGCTTGTGCCAGGTGAGCATGGAGCTTAAATTAGACGGCAGGATTTGGTATCGTATTTTGAGCGGAGCGAGAGGATAA
- a CDS encoding OmpP1/FadL family transporter has translation MKNFSPLYCLKKLKKRHLIALSLPLLSYANGFKIQEQSLNGTALGSAYVAGARGADASFYNPANMGFTNDWGENRSEFEMTTTVINIPAFSFKVPTTNQGLYSVTSLEIDKSQQNILGIINTIGLGNILKALGNVAATNGLSQAINRVQGLMNLTNQKVVTLASKPDTQIVNGWTGTTNFVLPKFFYKTRTHNGFTFGGSFTAPSGLGMKWNGKGGEFLHDVFIMMVELAPSMSYTINKRFSVGVGLRGLYATGSFNNTVYVPLEGASVLSAEQILNLPNNVFADQVPSNMMTLLGNIGYQPALNCQKAGGDMSDQSCQEFYNGLKKIMGYSGLIKASANLYGTTQVVQKSNGQGVSGGYRVGSSLRVFDHGMFSVVYNSSVTFNMKGGLVAITELGPSLGSVLTKGSLNINVSLPQTLSLAYAHQFFKDRLRVEGVFERTFWSQGNKFLVTPDFANATYKGLSGTVASLDSETLKKMVGLANFKSVMNMGAGWRDTNTFRLGVTYMGKSLRLMGAIDYDQAPSPQDAIGIPDSNGYTVAFGTKYNFRGFDLGVAGSFTFKSNRSSLYQSPSIGQLRIFSASLGYRW, from the coding sequence ATGAAAAACTTTTCCCCACTCTATTGTCTTAAAAAGCTCAAAAAACGCCATTTAATCGCTCTGAGCCTGCCTTTGCTTTCTTATGCGAATGGCTTTAAAATCCAAGAGCAAAGCTTGAATGGCACGGCTTTAGGCTCGGCGTATGTCGCTGGGGCTAGGGGCGCTGACGCTTCCTTTTACAACCCGGCGAATATGGGCTTTACTAACGATTGGGGCGAAAACAGAAGCGAATTTGAAATGACCACCACCGTGATTAACATTCCAGCCTTTAGCTTTAAAGTCCCTACGACCAATCAAGGCTTGTATTCGGTAACGAGTTTAGAAATTGATAAAAGCCAACAAAATATTTTAGGCATCATCAACACTATAGGGCTTGGCAATATCCTTAAAGCGCTTGGCAATGTGGCCGCTACCAACGGCTTATCACAAGCAATCAATCGTGTTCAAGGGCTTATGAATCTAACCAATCAAAAAGTCGTAACCCTCGCTTCAAAACCTGACACTCAGATCGTGAATGGCTGGACGGGCACGACTAATTTTGTTTTACCTAAATTCTTTTATAAAACGCGCACGCATAACGGCTTCACTTTTGGGGGGAGTTTCACCGCTCCTAGTGGACTAGGCATGAAATGGAATGGTAAGGGGGGGGAATTTTTGCATGACGTTTTTATCATGATGGTAGAGCTTGCCCCTAGCATGAGCTACACTATCAATAAACGCTTTTCAGTGGGTGTGGGTTTAAGAGGGCTTTATGCGACCGGGAGCTTTAATAACACCGTTTATGTGCCTTTAGAGGGCGCTTCAGTTTTGAGCGCGGAGCAAATCTTAAACTTGCCCAACAATGTTTTTGCCGATCAAGTGCCAAGTAATATGATGACTTTATTAGGCAATATTGGCTACCAACCGGCGCTTAATTGCCAAAAAGCCGGTGGGGATATGAGTGATCAGAGCTGTCAAGAGTTTTATAACGGCTTGAAAAAAATCATGGGTTATAGCGGTTTAATCAAAGCGAGCGCGAATCTTTATGGCACGACTCAAGTCGTGCAAAAGTCTAACGGGCAAGGCGTATCAGGGGGGTATAGAGTGGGTTCGAGTTTGCGTGTGTTTGATCATGGCATGTTTTCTGTGGTGTATAATTCTTCAGTTACCTTTAACATGAAAGGCGGTTTGGTGGCTATCACAGAGCTTGGCCCTTCTTTGGGGAGCGTTTTGACTAAAGGCAGCTTGAATATCAATGTTTCACTCCCCCAAACTTTAAGCTTAGCCTACGCCCACCAATTTTTTAAAGATCGCCTAAGGGTTGAAGGGGTGTTTGAGCGCACCTTCTGGAGTCAAGGGAATAAATTTTTAGTCACCCCTGATTTTGCGAACGCCACTTACAAAGGCTTGAGCGGGACGGTGGCTTCCTTAGACTCTGAAACGCTTAAAAAAATGGTAGGCTTAGCGAATTTTAAAAGCGTGATGAACATGGGGGCTGGCTGGAGGGACACCAACACCTTTAGATTAGGGGTAACTTACATGGGTAAAAGCCTTCGTCTAATGGGTGCTATTGATTATGACCAAGCCCCAAGCCCCCAAGACGCGATAGGTATTCCGGACTCTAATGGCTATACCGTAGCTTTTGGGACTAAATACAATTTTAGGGGCTTTGATTTAGGCGTAGCGGGGAGTTTCACTTTTAAGAGCAACCGCTCTAGTTTGTATCAATCCCCAAGTATTGGGCAATTGAGAATCTTTAGCGCTTCCTTAGGCTATCGCTGGTAA
- the pseB gene encoding UDP-N-acetylglucosamine 4,6-dehydratase (inverting): MLDNQTILITGGTGSFGKRFVRKVLDTTNAKKIIVYSRDELKQSEMAMEFNDPRMRFFIGDVRDLERLNYALEGVDICIHAAALKHVPIAEYNPLECIKTNIMGASNVINACLKNEISQVIALSTDKAANPINLYGATKLCSDKLFVSANNFKGSSQTQFSVVRYGNVVGSRGSVVPFFKKLVQNKANEIPITDIRMTRFWITLDEGVSFVLKSLKRMHGGEIFVPKIPSMKMTDLAKALAPNTPTKIIGIRPGEKLHEVMIPKDESHLALEFEDFFIIQPTISFQTPKDYTLTKLHEKGQKVTPDFEYSSHTNNQWLEPDDLLKLL, encoded by the coding sequence ATGTTGGATAACCAAACGATTTTAATCACCGGAGGCACTGGGAGTTTTGGCAAACGCTTTGTTCGTAAAGTTTTAGACACCACCAACGCTAAAAAAATCATCGTTTATAGCCGAGATGAATTAAAACAAAGCGAAATGGCCATGGAATTTAACGATCCCAGAATGCGTTTTTTTATCGGCGATGTCAGGGATTTAGAGCGCTTGAATTACGCTTTAGAGGGCGTGGATATTTGTATCCATGCGGCCGCGCTCAAGCATGTACCTATCGCTGAATACAACCCCCTAGAATGCATTAAAACCAATATCATGGGAGCGAGCAATGTGATTAACGCATGCTTAAAAAATGAGATTAGCCAGGTCATCGCCCTAAGCACCGATAAAGCCGCTAACCCCATTAACCTCTACGGCGCAACCAAATTGTGCAGCGATAAGCTCTTTGTGAGCGCGAATAACTTTAAAGGCTCTTCTCAAACGCAATTTAGCGTGGTGCGTTATGGTAATGTGGTGGGTAGTCGTGGGAGCGTGGTGCCGTTTTTTAAAAAATTAGTCCAAAACAAAGCGAATGAAATCCCCATTACCGATATTCGCATGACACGATTTTGGATCACCTTAGATGAGGGGGTTTCTTTTGTGCTTAAAAGCTTGAAAAGAATGCATGGGGGTGAAATTTTTGTGCCTAAAATCCCTAGCATGAAAATGACCGATCTCGCTAAAGCCCTAGCCCCCAATACCCCTACTAAAATCATAGGGATTCGCCCGGGCGAAAAACTCCATGAAGTGATGATCCCTAAAGATGAAAGCCATTTAGCCCTAGAATTTGAAGACTTTTTTATCATTCAGCCCACTATAAGCTTCCAAACGCCTAAAGATTACACGCTCACCAAACTCCATGAAAAAGGCCAAAAAGTCACCCCTGATTTTGAATATAGCAGCCACACTAACAACCAATGGCTAGAGCCTGATGATTTGTTAAAATTATTATGA
- the coaBC gene encoding bifunctional phosphopantothenoylcysteine decarboxylase/phosphopantothenate--cysteine ligase CoaBC translates to MNFLEDLFYPLRLLENKRVLLLVSGSIAAYKSLELTRLLFKSGASIQVVMSEGAQKFIKPLSFEALSHHKVLHDRNEKWYYNHQNKLHHNHIACAANADLLIFAPLSANSLSKIAHALADNTISATFLACASPKILAPSMNTNMLNSPIIQSNLKRLKDSNHIILDTQNALLACDTKGDGAMAEPLEILFKATQTLLKDAYFENREVIVMGGASIEKIDSVRVISNLSSGIQASALALALYFKGAKVTLIASNFPTPLPKEITSIPVSDTASYENALNNATKNLQKHALKPLLFNLAAISDYLPKTSFNHKLKKSELGETLNVECVQNKDLLASVNPNQFVKIGFKAEDDQQNAIKNAQNLLKPSQNNGKDCSVAALNLIKDSRPFGSLENELWLFSHKKTQKIPSMNKLEASFKILDFIKDNAL, encoded by the coding sequence ATGAATTTTTTAGAAGATTTGTTTTACCCCTTAAGATTGTTAGAAAACAAGCGCGTTTTATTGCTCGTGAGCGGATCTATTGCGGCGTATAAATCCCTAGAATTAACGCGCTTGTTGTTTAAGAGTGGGGCTAGTATTCAAGTGGTGATGAGTGAGGGCGCGCAAAAGTTCATCAAGCCCTTAAGCTTTGAAGCCTTGAGCCATCATAAAGTCTTGCATGATCGTAATGAAAAATGGTATTACAACCACCAAAACAAATTGCACCACAACCACATCGCATGCGCTGCTAATGCTGATTTACTCATCTTTGCCCCTTTAAGCGCTAACAGCCTGTCTAAAATCGCTCACGCTTTAGCGGATAATACCATCAGCGCGACTTTTTTAGCTTGCGCTTCCCCTAAAATCCTAGCCCCTAGCATGAACACTAACATGCTCAATTCCCCTATCATTCAAAGTAATTTAAAACGCTTGAAAGATTCCAACCACATTATTTTAGACACCCAAAACGCCCTTTTGGCATGCGACACTAAAGGCGATGGGGCGATGGCTGAGCCTTTAGAAATCCTTTTTAAAGCCACCCAAACGCTCTTAAAAGACGCTTATTTTGAAAACAGAGAAGTCATAGTCATGGGCGGCGCGAGTATAGAAAAGATTGACAGCGTTAGAGTTATTAGCAATCTTTCTAGCGGGATTCAAGCGAGCGCTTTAGCCCTAGCGTTATATTTTAAGGGAGCGAAAGTGACTTTGATTGCATCCAACTTCCCTACCCCTTTGCCCAAAGAAATCACAAGCATTCCCGTTAGCGACACCGCTTCTTATGAAAACGCCTTAAATAACGCCACTAAAAACTTGCAAAAACATGCCTTAAAACCCCTGCTCTTCAATTTAGCCGCCATTAGCGATTATTTGCCTAAAACTTCTTTTAACCATAAGCTTAAAAAAAGCGAATTGGGTGAAACCCTAAACGTTGAATGCGTTCAAAATAAGGATTTACTGGCTTCTGTCAATCCTAATCAATTCGTTAAAATCGGTTTTAAAGCTGAAGACGATCAACAAAACGCCATTAAAAACGCTCAAAATCTTTTAAAACCTTCTCAAAACAACGGCAAGGATTGCTCTGTGGCCGCTTTGAATCTCATTAAAGATTCACGCCCTTTTGGCTCATTAGAGAATGAATTGTGGCTCTTTAGCCATAAAAAAACCCAAAAAATCCCCTCCATGAACAAACTAGAAGCGAGCTTTAAAATCCTTGATTTTATCAAAGACAACGCCCTTTAA
- the thiE gene encoding thiamine phosphate synthase, giving the protein MFDADCLKLMFVAGSQDFYHIKGDRINALLDTLELALQSKITAFQFRQKGDLALQDPVEIKRLALECQKLCKKYGAPFIINDEVRLALELKADGVHVGQEDMAIEEVVTLCQKRLFIGLSVNTLEQVLKVRHLDSVSYLGVGPIFPTPSKKDAKEVVGVNLLKKIHDSGVKKPLIAIGGITTDNASKIQKFSGIAVISAITQAKDKALAVETLLKKA; this is encoded by the coding sequence ATGTTTGATGCGGATTGTTTGAAACTCATGTTTGTGGCTGGTTCGCAAGATTTCTACCATATAAAAGGCGATAGGATAAATGCGCTTTTAGACACTTTAGAATTAGCTTTACAATCTAAAATCACAGCGTTTCAATTCCGCCAAAAAGGCGATTTAGCCTTACAAGATCCTGTTGAAATCAAACGATTAGCCCTAGAGTGTCAAAAATTATGCAAAAAATACGGCGCGCCTTTTATTATTAATGATGAGGTGCGACTCGCGCTAGAATTAAAGGCTGATGGCGTGCATGTGGGGCAAGAAGACATGGCTATAGAAGAGGTAGTAACTTTATGCCAAAAGCGTCTTTTTATCGGTTTGAGCGTCAATACTTTAGAGCAAGTCCTAAAAGTGCGCCATTTAGACAGCGTATCCTATTTAGGGGTAGGCCCTATTTTCCCCACACCATCTAAAAAAGACGCTAAAGAAGTTGTAGGCGTCAATCTTTTAAAAAAAATACACGATAGCGGGGTAAAAAAACCCCTCATAGCGATTGGGGGCATCACGACAGATAACGCTTCAAAAATACAAAAATTCAGCGGTATCGCAGTCATTAGCGCGATCACACAAGCCAAAGATAAAGCCTTAGCGGTTGAAACACTTTTAAAAAAAGCGTGA
- the thiD gene encoding bifunctional hydroxymethylpyrimidine kinase/phosphomethylpyrimidine kinase encodes MKVYPQVLSIAGSDSGGGAGIQADLKAFQTLGVFGTSVITCITAQNTQGVHGVYPLSVESVKAQILAIRDDFSIKAFKMGALCNAQIIECVADALETCDFGLCVLDPVMVAKNGALLLEEDAILSLKKRLLPKTNLLTPNLPEVYALTGVQVRDDKSASKAMGVLRDLGVKNAVIKGGHTEHFQGEFSNDWVFLEDAEFILNAKRFNTKNTHGTGCTLSSLIVGLLAQELDLKNAITKAKELLTIIIQNPLNIGHGHGPLNLWSIKKHV; translated from the coding sequence GTGAAAGTTTATCCGCAAGTTTTAAGCATTGCTGGCAGCGATAGCGGTGGGGGCGCTGGGATACAGGCCGATTTGAAAGCGTTTCAAACTTTGGGCGTGTTTGGAACAAGCGTGATCACTTGCATCACCGCTCAAAACACACAGGGCGTGCATGGGGTGTATCCATTGAGTGTAGAGAGCGTGAAAGCGCAAATCTTAGCCATTAGAGATGATTTTTCTATCAAGGCGTTCAAAATGGGAGCGTTATGCAACGCTCAAATCATTGAATGCGTAGCAGACGCTTTAGAAACTTGTGATTTTGGGTTGTGCGTTTTAGATCCGGTCATGGTGGCAAAAAATGGGGCTTTGCTTTTAGAAGAAGATGCGATTTTAAGCTTAAAAAAACGCCTTTTACCCAAAACCAATTTATTAACCCCTAACCTCCCTGAAGTCTATGCGCTCACAGGCGTTCAAGTGCGAGACGATAAAAGCGCTTCAAAAGCGATGGGTGTTTTAAGGGATTTAGGCGTTAAAAACGCTGTGATTAAAGGGGGGCATACAGAGCATTTTCAAGGAGAATTTAGCAACGATTGGGTGTTTTTAGAAGACGCTGAATTTATCTTAAACGCCAAGCGATTCAACACCAAAAACACGCATGGCACGGGTTGCACTTTGTCTAGCTTGATTGTGGGCTTACTCGCTCAAGAGCTGGATTTAAAAAACGCTATCACAAAGGCTAAAGAGCTTTTAACTATCATTATTCAAAATCCCTTAAACATTGGGCATGGGCATGGGCCTTTGAATTTGTGGAGCATCAAAAAGCATGTTTGA